The proteins below are encoded in one region of Sminthopsis crassicaudata isolate SCR6 chromosome 1, ASM4859323v1, whole genome shotgun sequence:
- the MEX3C gene encoding RNA-binding E3 ubiquitin-protein ligase MEX3C, with protein MPSGSSAALALAAAPAPLPQPQPPPPPPPPPLPPPPPGGPEPERDGLLLRERLAALGLDDPRQADTTDPSLRAAVAAAQAQARRMVGLSPEERAHPGRPGAPETAELELELEEEEEEAEVDGDLLEEEEELEEEDEEEDQDRPPLLLLSPPAAAAAASQSHQISGGSLGSVLLPAPGFDAREAAAAAAAAGVLYGGDDPQGMMAAMLSHAYGPGGCGGAAAAAAAAAALNGEQAALLRRKSVNTTECVPVPSSEHVAEIVGRQGCKIKALRAKTNTYIKTPVRGEEPIFVVTGRKEDVAMAKREILSAAEHFSMIRASRNKNGPALGGLPCTPNLPGQTTVQVRVPYRVVGLVVGPKGATIKRIQQQTHTYIVTPSRDKEPVFEVTGMPENVDRAREEIEMHIAMRTGNYIELNEENDFHYNGTDVSFEGGTLSSAWLSSNPVPPSRTRMISNYRNDSSSSLGSGSTDSYFGSNRLADFSPTSPFSTGNFWFGETLPSVGSEDLAVDSPAFDSLPTSSQTIWTPFEPVNPLSGFGGDPSGNMKTQRRGSQPSTPRLSPTFPEGIEHPLARRVRSDPPSTGNHVGLPIYIPAFSNGTNSYSSSNGGSTSSSPPESRRKHDCVICFENEVIAALVPCGHNLFCMECANKICEKRTPSCPVCQTAVTQAIQIHS; from the exons atGCCGAGCGGCAGCTCCGCGGCCCTGGCCCTGGCGGCGGCCCCGGCCCCCCTGCCGCAGCCTCAGCCGCCGCCCCCGCCTCCCCCCCCGCCGCTACCGCCGCCGCCCCCCGGAGGTCCGGAGCCCGAGCGGGATGGGCTCCTGCTGCGGGAGCGCCTGGCCGCGCTAGGCCTCGACGACCCCCGCCAGGCGGACACCACCGACCCGTCGCTCCGGGCCGCGGTGGCGGCGGCTCAAGCTCAGGCCCGGAGGATGGTGGGGCTGTCCCCGGAGGAGCGGGCTCACCCCGGCCGGCCCGGGGCCCCGGAGACGGCGGAGCTGGAGCTGGAgctagaggaggaggaggaggaagcagagGTGGACGGGGACctgctggaggaggaggaggagctggaagaggaggacgaggaggaggaccAGGACCggccgccgctgctgctgcttTCGCcacccgccgccgccgccgccgcctcccaaAGCCATCAGATTTCGGGCGGGTCCCTGGGCTCGGTGCTGCTCCCTGCCCCAGGCTTCGACGCtcgggaggcggcggcggcggcggcggcggccggggTGCTGTACGGAGGGGACGATCCCCAAGGCATGATGGCGGCGATGCTGTCCCACGCCTACGGCCCCGGCGGCTGCGGGGGGGCGGCGGccgcggcggcggcagcggccgCGCTGAACGGGGAGCAGGCGGCTCTCCTCCGGAGAAAGAGCGTCAACACCACTGAGTGCGTCCCGGTGCCCAGCTCCGAGCACGTCGCCGAGATCGTCGGTCGCCAGG GTTGTAAAATTAAAGCACTAAGGGCCAAGACAAATACATATATCAAAACACCTGTTCGTGGTGAAGAACCTATTTTTGTTGTCACTGGACGGAAAGAAGATGTAGCCATGGCCAAAAGGGAAATTCTCTCAGCTGCTGAGCACTTCTCCATGATTCGAGCATCTCGCAACAAAAATGGTCCTGCACTGGGGGGGTTGCCATGCACACCCAACTTGCCAGGTCAGACCACAGTTCAAGTCAGGGTACCTTACCGTGTTGTAGGACTGGTGGTTGGACCGAAAGGAGCAACAATTAAAAGGATTCAGCAGCAGACCCACACATATATAGTTACTCCAAGCAGAGATAAGGAGCCTGTCTTTGAGGTGACAGGTATGCCTGAAAATGTAGACCGAGCAcgtgaagaaatagaaatgcatATTGCCATGCGTACTGGAAACTACATTgagctaaatgaagaaaatgatttccaTTACAATGGTACAGATGTGAGCTTTGAAGGGGGCACCCTTAGCTCAGCATGGCTTTCTTCCAATCCAGTTCCTCCTAGCCGCACCAGAATGATATCCAATTATCGAAATGATAGCTCCAGTTCTTTGGGAAGTGGTTCTACCGATTCTTACTTTGGAAGCAATAGGTTGGCTGACTTCAGTCCAACAAGCCCATTCAGCACAGGAAATTTTTGGTTTGGAGAAACATTACCATCTGTGGGCTCAGAAGATCTTGCAGTTGATTCTCCTGCCTTTGACTCTTTACCAACATCCTCCCAAACTATCTGGACTCCTTTTGAACCAGTTAACCCACTCTCTGGTTTTGGTGGTGATCCTTCTGGTAACATGAAGACTCAGCGTAGAGGAAGTCAGCCATCAACTCCTCGACTCTCTCCCACATTTCCTGAAGGCATAGAACATCCACTTGCTCGGAGGGTTAGGAGTGACCCACCTAGTACAGGCAACCATGTCGGCCTTCCAATATATATCCCTGCTTTTTCTAATGGTACCAACAGTTACTCCTCTTCCAATGGTGGTTCCACATCTAGTTCACCTCCAGAATCAAGACGAAAGCACGACTGTGTGATTTGCTTTGAGAATGAAGTTATTGCTGCCCTAGTTCCATGTGGCCACAACCTCTTCTGCATGGAATGTGCCAACAAGATCTGTGAAAAGAGAACGCCATCATGTCCAGTTTGCCAGACAGCTGTTACTCAGGCAATCCAAATTcactcttaa